Proteins from a single region of Deltaproteobacteria bacterium:
- a CDS encoding AraC family ligand binding domain-containing protein, whose product MKKLDTKEMIEFTPDSKNSFLIFDADEARLALFCSEPGQGVKKCRSSSRVIMTVMEGEGIFLTDGEEIAGVPGSVIIWEPGESHGYVAKTRLVFLATIAPRP is encoded by the coding sequence ATGAAAAAACTGGATACAAAGGAAATGATAGAGTTCACCCCTGACTCAAAGAATTCTTTTCTAATCTTTGACGCTGACGAGGCGCGGCTGGCGCTGTTTTGTTCAGAGCCGGGTCAGGGTGTTAAAAAATGCCGCAGCAGTTCAAGGGTTATTATGACAGTCATGGAGGGCGAGGGGATATTTCTGACCGATGGAGAAGAAATCGCCGGCGTACCCGGCTCCGTCATAATATGGGAACCAGGCGAATCCCACGGCTATGTTGCAAAGACAAGGCTTGTGTTTCTGGCTACCATTGCCCCAAGACCGTAG
- the nadD gene encoding nicotinate-nucleotide adenylyltransferase produces MRIAIMGGTFNPIHFGHLRIAEEVREPFNLDKVIFIPTFIPPHKDNGSLISPEHRLEMVQLAVKGNPFFEASDIEIKRKERSYSVVTLRELHDKYTGTDFSFIVGTDSFNEITTWCEYEELFKLTNFVVIPRPGYPVKKIAEVLPVELAKKFWYDAEHDVYANAYGRFVAYMETTLFGISASRIRKMIKEGNSTRYILPKEVEDYITKNGLYR; encoded by the coding sequence ATGCGAATAGCTATTATGGGCGGGACATTTAACCCGATTCACTTTGGGCACTTAAGGATTGCCGAAGAGGTCAGAGAGCCCTTTAATTTAGATAAGGTCATTTTTATCCCCACATTCATTCCGCCTCATAAAGACAACGGCTCTCTTATATCCCCGGAACACAGACTTGAGATGGTTCAGCTCGCAGTAAAGGGCAATCCATTTTTTGAGGCCTCTGATATTGAGATAAAAAGGAAAGAGCGGTCTTATTCTGTTGTAACATTAAGGGAGCTCCATGACAAATATACTGGAACAGACTTTAGTTTTATTGTCGGCACAGATTCATTTAATGAAATAACTACATGGTGTGAATATGAAGAACTCTTCAAGCTTACAAACTTCGTTGTCATACCGCGTCCCGGTTATCCTGTAAAAAAGATTGCGGAGGTTCTCCCTGTTGAACTGGCAAAAAAGTTTTGGTATGATGCTGAACATGATGTTTATGCGAATGCCTACGGGAGATTTGTTGCATATATGGAAACTACACTCTTTGGCATATCAGCATCAAGGATAAGAAAGATGATAAAAGAGGGGAATTCAACACGGTATATACTGCCAAAAGAGGTAGAGGATTATATAACAAAGAACGGATTATATCGCTAA